From Pseudomonas poae, the proteins below share one genomic window:
- a CDS encoding alpha/beta hydrolase, with translation MGKEHKASIDGDQWAQCVRECGWLWNAATGSIARAPATLILAHGAGAPMDSAFMNDMAARLARHGVNVVRFEFPYMAQRRVDGGKRPPNPAPKLLECWREVYAQVRRHVAGTLAIGGKSMGGRMASLLADELGADGLVCLGYPFYAVGKPEKPRTEHLAGLNTPTLIVQGERDALGNRAAVEGYDVAPSIEVMWLVAGDHDLKPLKASGFSHEQHLEAAAVRVAGFLGGL, from the coding sequence ATGGGCAAAGAGCACAAGGCCAGTATTGACGGGGATCAATGGGCGCAGTGTGTGCGCGAATGCGGCTGGTTGTGGAATGCGGCAACAGGGTCTATCGCGCGTGCGCCTGCCACCCTGATCCTGGCCCACGGGGCGGGCGCACCGATGGACTCAGCCTTTATGAACGACATGGCTGCACGCCTTGCCCGGCATGGCGTGAACGTGGTGCGCTTCGAGTTTCCCTACATGGCCCAGCGCCGCGTGGACGGCGGTAAACGCCCGCCGAACCCGGCGCCCAAACTGCTGGAATGCTGGCGTGAGGTGTATGCGCAGGTGCGACGTCATGTCGCTGGGACATTGGCGATTGGCGGTAAGTCGATGGGCGGGCGCATGGCCAGTTTGTTGGCGGATGAGCTGGGTGCTGATGGGTTGGTGTGTTTGGGTTATCCGTTCTATGCGGTGGGCAAACCGGAGAAACCACGCACTGAGCACCTGGCCGGGTTGAACACGCCGACGCTGATTGTGCAGGGTGAGCGCGATGCCCTGGGGAATCGGGCGGCGGTGGAAGGTTATGACGTGGCGCCGAGCATCGAGGTGATGTGGCTGGTGGCGGGGGATCATGATTTGAAGCCGTTGAAGGCTTCGGGGTTTAGCCATGAGCAGCATCTGGAGGCTGCGGCGGTGAGGGTGGCTGGGTTTCTCGGCGGCCTTTAG
- a CDS encoding PAS domain-containing methyl-accepting chemotaxis protein produces the protein MRNNQPVTQRERTFPAQQRLISTTDAKGVITYCNDAFVEISGFTREELLRAPHNLVRHPDVPAAVFGHMWTTLKQGLPWMGIVKNRCKTGDHYWVNAYVTPVFDGNQVIGYESVRIKPTSEQIRRAEALYQRINQGKSAVPQRDKWLPVLQDWLPFILVSQLSFMIGASLNSHWGFALAAGLSVPLGLLGLSWQQRGLKRLLRLAEQTTSDPLIAQMYTDSRGAQARLEMSILSQEARLKTCLTRLQDTAEHLNDQAAQSNTLAHNSSSGLERQRVETEQVATAVNQMAATTQEVASHVQRTADATQEANRLTGRGRDIAGETREAIQRLSVAVGETGVTVTQLAKDSDEIGGVVDVIKGIADQTNLLALNAAIEAARAGEMGRGFAVVADEVRQLAQRTAESTGQIHTLIAKLQHTAAAAVQTMDAGHRQAEEGVARVMEADQALVGISEAVAHITDMTAQIAAATEEQSSVAEEISRNISTIALLADQTSEQALNSAQLSEELTHTANTQYSLVERFNR, from the coding sequence ATGCGTAATAACCAACCCGTTACCCAGCGCGAACGTACCTTCCCCGCTCAGCAACGGTTGATCTCCACCACGGATGCCAAGGGTGTAATCACCTACTGTAACGACGCATTTGTCGAGATCAGTGGGTTCACCCGTGAAGAACTGCTTCGCGCGCCGCACAACCTGGTGCGTCACCCGGATGTGCCGGCGGCGGTCTTCGGGCATATGTGGACCACGCTCAAACAAGGCTTGCCATGGATGGGCATCGTCAAGAACCGCTGCAAGACCGGCGATCACTACTGGGTTAACGCCTATGTGACGCCGGTTTTCGATGGCAATCAGGTGATCGGCTACGAATCGGTGCGCATCAAGCCCACCTCCGAGCAGATCCGCCGGGCCGAAGCGCTCTACCAACGCATCAACCAGGGCAAGTCGGCCGTTCCCCAGCGGGACAAGTGGCTGCCGGTGTTGCAGGACTGGCTGCCGTTTATCCTGGTGAGCCAGTTGAGCTTCATGATCGGTGCGTCGCTCAACTCCCACTGGGGCTTTGCCCTGGCGGCCGGGTTGTCGGTGCCGTTGGGCCTGCTCGGCCTGAGCTGGCAACAGCGTGGCCTCAAGCGCTTGCTGCGCCTGGCCGAGCAGACGACCTCCGACCCGTTGATCGCGCAGATGTACACCGACAGCCGTGGCGCCCAGGCGCGCCTGGAAATGTCGATCCTCAGCCAGGAGGCGCGTCTGAAGACCTGCCTTACGCGCTTGCAGGACACTGCCGAGCACCTCAACGACCAGGCTGCGCAGTCCAACACCCTGGCGCATAACAGCTCCAGCGGCCTGGAACGCCAGCGCGTGGAAACCGAGCAGGTGGCCACCGCCGTCAACCAGATGGCGGCGACCACCCAGGAAGTCGCCAGCCATGTACAGCGCACCGCCGACGCGACCCAGGAAGCCAATCGCCTGACCGGTCGTGGCCGTGATATCGCCGGCGAAACCCGCGAGGCGATTCAGCGTCTGTCTGTAGCGGTGGGCGAGACCGGCGTGACCGTGACCCAGCTGGCCAAGGACAGCGATGAGATCGGCGGCGTGGTCGACGTGATCAAAGGCATTGCCGACCAGACCAACCTGCTGGCGCTGAACGCCGCCATCGAAGCGGCCCGCGCCGGCGAAATGGGCCGTGGCTTTGCGGTTGTGGCTGACGAAGTCCGCCAACTGGCGCAGCGCACTGCCGAATCCACCGGGCAGATCCATACTCTGATCGCCAAGCTGCAGCACACCGCTGCCGCCGCCGTGCAAACCATGGACGCCGGGCATCGCCAGGCCGAAGAAGGCGTGGCGCGGGTGATGGAAGCGGATCAGGCGTTGGTGGGGATCAGTGAGGCGGTAGCGCATATCACCGACATGACCGCCCAGATCGCCGCCGCGACCGAAGAGCAAAGCTCGGTGGCCGAGGAAATCAGCCGCAATATCAGCACCATTGCGCTGCTGGCGGATCAGACCTCGGAACAGGCGTTGAACTCGGCGCAGTTGAGTGAGGAGCTGACCCATACCGCCAATACCCAGTACTCGCTGGTAGAGCGGTTTAACCGATAG